In a genomic window of Sarcophilus harrisii chromosome 4, mSarHar1.11, whole genome shotgun sequence:
- the TNFAIP1 gene encoding BTB/POZ domain-containing adapter for CUL3-mediated RhoA degradation protein 2 yields MSGDTCLAGLCPASGSKPKPGGFKGGGMGNKYIQLNVGGSLYYTTVRVLTRHDTMLKAMFSGRMEVLTDKEGWILIDRCGKHFGTILNYLRDDTITLPQNRQEVKELMAEAKYYLIQGLVDMCQAALQDKKESYQPVCNIPIITSPKEEERLIEASTKPVVKLLYNRSNNKYSYTSNSDDHLLKNIELFDKLSLSFNGRVLFIKDVIGDEICCWSFYGQGRKLAEVCCTSIVYATEKKQTKVEFPEARIYEETLNVLLYETPRVPDNSLLEATSRSRSQACPGEDEEAFELRDRVRRIHVKRYSTYDDRQLGHQSTHRD; encoded by the exons ATGTCCGGAGACACCTGCCTGGCTGGCCTGTGCCCAGCCTCAGGGTCTAAGCCCAAGCCAGGGGGCTTCAAGGGCGGGGGGATGGGCAACAAATACATCCAGCTCAACGTGGGCGGCTCCCTGTACTACACCACGGTGAGGGTGCTCACCCGGCACGACACCATGCTCAAGGCCATGTTCAGCGGACGCATGGAGGTGCTGACCGACAAGGAGG GCTGGATCCTCATAGACCGGTGTGGGAAGCACTTTGGCACCATTTTGAATTACCTCCGAGATGACACCATCACCCTCCCCCAGAACCGGCAAGAGGTCAAGGAGCTGATGGCAGAAGCCAAATATTACCTCATCCAGGGTCTGGTGGACATGTGTCAGGCGGCCTTGCAG GATAAAAAGGAATCCTATCAGCCCGTGTGCAACATCCCCATCATCACATCCCCAAAGGAGGAGGAGCGGCTCATTGAAGCCTCCACTAAG CCTGTGGTAAAGTTACTCTACAACCGAAGCAACAATAAGTACTCCTACACCAG TAACTCTGACGACCACCTGCTTAAGAACATTGAGCTGTTCGACAAACTCTCCCTGAGCTTCAACGGCCGAGTGCTTTTCATCAAGGACGTCATTGGAGACGAAATCTGCTGCTGGTCCTTCTACGGCCAAGGCCGAAAGTTGGCTGAAGTGTGCTGCACCTCGATCGTCTACGCCACCGAGAAGAAGCAGACAAAG GTGGAGTTCCCAGAGGCCCGCATCTATGAGGAGACGCTCAATGTCTTGCTCTATGAGACCCCCCGAGTCCCTGACAATTCTTTACTGGAGGCCACCAGCCGCAGCCGCAGCCAGGCCTGCCCTGGTGAGGATGAGGAGGCCTTTGAACTACGAGACAGAGTCCGCCGCATACACGTCAAACGCTACAGCACCTACGATGACCGGCAGCTCGGCCACCAGTCCACCCATCGGGACTGA
- the POLDIP2 gene encoding LOW QUALITY PROTEIN: polymerase delta-interacting protein 2 (The sequence of the model RefSeq protein was modified relative to this genomic sequence to represent the inferred CDS: inserted 4 bases in 2 codons): MAGCVARRALAVGGRCCCWWSRPLAXGRCARPLATFPXGAPVFSAAARRHLSSRNRPEGKVLETVGVFEVPKQNGKYETGQLFLHSIFGYRGVVLFPWQARLYDRDVASTTPEKTENPAGHGSKEVKGKTHTYYQVLIDARDCPHISQRSQTEAVTFLANHDDSRALYAIPGLDYVSHEDILPYSSTDQVPIQHELFERFLLYEQSKVPPFVARETLRAWQEKNHPWLELSDVHRETTENIRVTVIPFYMGMREAQNSHVYWWRYCIRLENLDSDVVQLRERHWRIFSLSGTLETVRGRGVVGREPVLSKEQPAFQYSSHVSLQASSGHMWGTFRFERPDGSHFDVRIPPFSLESNKDEKTPPSGLHW, from the exons ATGGCGGGCTGTGTGGCCCGACGGGCCCTGGCCGTGGGCggccgctgctgctgctggtggtcCCGGCCGCTGGC GGGCCGGTGCGCGCGGCCCCTCGCGACCTTTCC CGGCGCCCCGGTCTTCTCGGCGGCGGCGCGGAGACACCTCTCC AGCCG AAACCGACCAGAGGGCAAAGTGTTAGAAACAGTTGGTGTCTTTGAGGTGCCAAAGCAGAATGGAAAATACGAGACGGGCCAG CTCTTTCTTCATAGTATATTTGGGTACCGAGGGGTCGTCCTGTTTCCCTGGCAGGCCAGGCTGTATGACCGGGATGTGGCTTCCACCACTCCAGAAAA AACAGAGAACCCCGCTGGCCACGGCTCCAAGGAGGTGAAAGGCAAAACCCACACGTACTACCAAGTGCTGATTGATGCCCGGGACTGCCCCCACATA TCTCAGAGATCTCAGACAGAAGCTGTGACGTTCCTGGCCAATCATGATGACAGTCGAGCCCTCTACGCCATACCAG GATTGGACTATGTTAGCCACGAAGACATCCTCCCCTACAGCTCCACTGACCAGGTCCCCATCCAGCATGAGCTGTTTGAAAGGTTTCTCCTCTACGAGCAGTCCAAAG TTCCGCCCTTTGTGGCTCGGGAGACCCTTCGTGCTTGGCAGGAGAAGAATCACCCCTGGCTGGAGCTGTCAGATGTCCACCGGGAAACCACCGAGAACATCCGTGTCACTGTCATCCCCTTCTACATGGGTATGCGG GAGGCCCAGAATTCCCATGTTTACTGG TGGCGCTACTGCATCCGTTTGGAAAACCTGGACAGTGACGTCGTGCAGCTTCGGGAGCGTCACTGGAGGATATTCAGCTTGTCGGGCACTTTGGAGACAGTGCGAGGCCGAGGCGTGGTGGGCAGG GAGCCTGTCTTATCCAAAGAACAGCCCGCTTTCCAGTACAGCAGCCATGTCTCCCTGCAGGCTTCCAGTGGGCACATGTG GGGCACGTTCCGCTTTGAGAGGCCCGATGGATCTCACTTCGATGTCCGaattccccccttctccctgGAGAGCAATAAGGACGAGAAAACGCCCCCGTCTGGCCTGCACTGGTAG
- the TMEM199 gene encoding transmembrane protein 199, translating into MASSVRAGERLRRALSPSGELGAARLPGALRARLEAVLSKKKAAGGEGGDAGPLVPFRLLRELRVHLGEQDPPLFLHELLEGSEIYLPEVVRPPRNPELVARLERIKAQLANEEYKRITRNVSCQALRQEGSLADFGRQVRSVKAVVITIFNFIVTVAAAFACTFLGSQYIFSELTARVLAAVIVASVVGLAELYIMVRAMEGEFGEL; encoded by the exons ATGGCGTCCTCCGTGCGCGCTGGGGAGCGGCTCCGGAGGGCCCTGAGCCCCAGCGGGGAACTGGGGGCGGCGCGCCTGCCCGGCGCGCTGCGAGCGCGGCTGGAGGCGGTCCTGAGCAAGAAGAAGGCCGCCGGGGGCGAGGGCGGCGACGCCGGGCCCTTGGTGCCCTTCCGTCTGCTGCGGGAGCTGCGCGTGCACCTCGGGGAGCAGG ACCCCCCCCTCTTCCTCCATGAGCTCCTGGAAGGCAGCGAAATCTATCTGCCGGAGGTGGTGAGACCCCCCAGG AATCCAGAGCTGGTCGCCCGCCTGGAGCGGATCAAAGCGCAGCTGGCCAACGAGGAGTACAAGAGGATCACCAGGAACGTGTCCTGCCAG GCCCTGAGGCAGGAAGGCAGTCTAGCTGACTTTGGACGGCAAG TGAGGTCTGTGAAGGCAGTGGTCATCACCATCTTCAACTTCATCGTCACCGTGGCAGCAGCTTTTGCCTGTACCTTCCTTGGAAGCCAGTACATCTTCTCCGAATTGACCGCA AGGGTGCTGGCGGCAGTGATCGTGGCCTCCGTGGTGGGTCTGGCTGAGCTCTATATCATGGTGCGAGCCATGGAAGGGGAGTTTGGTGAGCTGTAA